DNA sequence from the Parambassis ranga chromosome 1, fParRan2.1, whole genome shotgun sequence genome:
TGATGCCGTCTGGCAGCGACGTTGCTAGCAGAGCCATTTCCTTTCTCACTGTGCTGAAGAACTTCTTtgcctctgctggcaggaaCTCCATTTTTTTGAATGAGTGAGTTTCtgtgacagagaaaaacagatgacACGTGGATGACTAAGtagcagaaagaaaaatatgttaTTCAAATATAACTTGGCTTGTGTTGGAAGAGCATTTATTACGCTAAGGGCTGAATGTGCATGAAGTATGAGAGGCAGCTGTAGTCAGTTATAGCAAGGAAGAAAGCAATTCTCCTGTTTGGTGTtcagaaaaatgaagaaagagaaaattaaaatgtaaactacACAAAACACAGATCTCAAAACAAAGGAGACAATAGAAAGTGTAAGAAGTAATGAatggaaggaagaggaggaggaggtagatcTTCATCCTTTACCTGGTGCCCACTCCAGCACTGAGAACACCTCCCCCTTGGCACTGGTAAAAGTCACGCCAGGCTTGCCGCCActctgttggcagagtactggtGTGTCACTGAGAAACTCGCTGGGCCATTCTTGTCCACCCACTGGTGTCTGCGGCTCCTGTTGGGGCTtctcctctccagctctctCTGCCTGAACAGTGACACACCAGCAGATATGTCAAAAGACATCTACAAACAGCTACCTTGACTGTGTTATAATCGTTTAACACTCACCTCTgtccctgctcctccacctcccactGCCTCCACCACAGCttccatcttctcctcctccacaatGGCCACATTGTCCAGTGTCTTTCTCAGGTTCTCCTGCAGCTTCTTGATGTCGTCCAGGAAGCGTTTCTCCTTGTTTGGTTTTTCAGGTGCTGTGGGCGTTACCGAACTTGCCACACTAGTTGTGGAAGTAGGCTCAGCAGAGGTTGGGGAGGTCGGAGAGCCGCCGgtccacagctgctccacagtcATGTTCTTCAGGCTCTCCAGGATCTTCAGGGCCTCTTTAAGCTCCCTGAAGCCCCGAGAGGCACCATCCTTACAAGGCTTCTCTGCTCCATTCACTGCTCCTCCTGGAGTAGTTCCTAAAGATGCAGAATTTGGACACAGACAGTCAAAGGATGATGATTGATGCACTGTTAGTTGAGATtattctctttaaaaaaaacactaatattAATTTCAGTAAACTGCCTACCTCCTCCAGAAGCTGGGCTGGCCACAGCCAcacctgtgtctccttcttcccCAGGGACTGCTTTAGTGGGGCTGGTAACCTGAGCTTTGCTGCCCTCCTGTGGGGGGATAATGAATGTTGTGGATCCAGTGGGTGTGGGCGTCGGGGTTGCTGTGTCAGTAGCGTCTGCATTGTTGACATGGCTGTCATCCTCAGTGGTCAAGCCATTGTCTGTCTCCCAGCTGTCGCTCTCGTCCTCCCACTCCTCAGTGGACATGACACTGCTTGTTTCCTCCACGGAGTCGTAGTCCGTCTCCTCGATCTCAGACTCCACATTGTAGAGGTACTGTGCGGTGATCGTAGACCATCAGCGACCTTCTTATTTTAATGGTAAACATTACATTGTGTTTCAATAAAGAAATATTTACCTGTGGCAGGACGATTGTCATGGAGTTGTCTGCCCACACTACCTCCACTTTGCTGCTAACATCTACCCTGGACACCTGGCCTACAGATGTCTGAGGACAGATCAATTACAACCATTATACACAGCACACTATACAATGTAAACAGAAGACTAAAATAATACTGTGTGTGGAACAGCTTCAACCTGACTACAACAAGCTTAATCACAGACAGCAGTTTTATTACTCCTTAATATGACATAAGTAGATGAATGGAGGAATAAATTGTTATCGCAGTTGAGTTGATTAAGTAAAACATTCATTAAACTGAGACAATCCCACGAGTCTGTGGgcagtgtttatatttttggCCTTAGGGTGGTACATGAGACAAACTCAGCATGTTCTCTGGTAATGACAGCGCAAGACAGTCAATACTCCAGATATATACTCAGCTGCCAGGAAAAAAACTTAAGCTAGGGCTAAAATGGGAATAGCGCCAAAATATACTAGAACATAACAATATTTATATCAATAtagtttttgttgtgttatttacACAAATTATACCAGTGGAGTTGCCAGTCCACCTACTCTTCTCCCTTCACTCTGCCCCGCTGACAACTTACAACACAATAAGCAATACAATGTCATTAATGACTCATTATTGACATGGAGCAATCAAGATCTTGACACATCTTTACTTCAGACAGGCGAGCTGtcatacagacacattttattgtCACTATTTTTGTGTCAAATCTGTTTGCTATGAAGTAAAAGTATTTCTCTGTGCTGTTGTTCTTACTAAAGATATTTGTATAGACGaatgaaatcacattttattttggagGATTTTATGTTGATGTATGAACAGCTCATAGTCTTCCAATCTTAGCTCAGCTGTAGTTTAAAGAGATGAGACAGATCATTCATTCAGTTCTCAACAATAGGCACTGCAGAGGAGAACTGGAAGTACCTGTGCTTAATATCTGGACTCCCTACATATAAAGGGTTTACAGAAAAAGTAACCTGGTGTGGAAATAAGTGCAGCTGTCTACAAAAATGTACTTGCATCCTAAATGACACCCCGTAACATATGGCTGCAGCCATCAGAAGCTGTCCTTTAACTTTTCTGTAgatttaaaatagaaaaaaaacaaaataaaatctcacCTCATTCTCACAGTCATTGTGCCCGTTCTCCGAGTTCCATATTCTGATGACGATGTCTGTGGTGCGGAAGTGGAAATCTGGATGATCTGCGATGTCGTACACACTGACATCCTCCTCCACACCAATAACCTGGACATAAACACATGTATGATCTCTCTAATAACCTAATCTTTAAATGAGAATCACACTCTTGTTGTTCTTCTGACTGACCTCCACATCGTCACTAGTGGAGTTGAGCTTGATCCACTTCACCACGCACGTTCTGCCCTTGTGATCACCGGACTGAATCACACCATACACTCCTGGGTCCTGCAGGGCTTGGgctgcatacatacacacagtttaGAGATgaaaacaagaacacacaaaaGCTCTAAACAGAAATGAGTGGAAACTAAGGAACATTTTTGTTTGCTGTAGCATCACTGCCTTTAGGTAAATCCTTGTATTCTGAGTCCATTCAGACACATGCTAACTTGGCACAGTTTCAGCAAACGACCTAGATACTATAGGTAGTAGGTGGCCCAAATAACAGAATGCAATACTGCAGTCcacaaggacagaaacaaaaaaaaaaatcaaatggaACAAAGTTAAATAAAGCAACAGAACTGATCATTTAAAGAATAAATAAGTATTTTTTCCTTACTTCGTTTGTCAACTACAAAGTCTCCAGGGCAAAACTCATGGCTGTCAAGGTGCTGGATGGGGATGAGGTCGTTTGATCGGATCCCTGTCTCGACCCGGCCATCTTTCCACATAACGTCAGCAATGGTTTTCGTAGATACAACCTCAACTGCAAccctgtaaaaagaaaaaaaaggtacacTTTAAAGGAGTATTACCTTTTTTACCCACtattaatgaaaataaataacttcagaagagtctccctcttctctgtcCGATCCTGACAATGTTTCAAAACAAGAAATCCACACACTGACGGGCTGTGTACACAATTAAGTAATTGTGTATGATGGTGTAAAAGTAGAGATAAAGGGGGTGTGCAAGCAGTGTTTTGCACTGTTTGCACTGAAAGCCTGATCTGCTGTCAAGCTCCGGTGTCACTGTTAGACAGATGGAGACATGAGCCCTTTGGTCGATTAGAGGGATGTTGGTGTTGGCGGAAGTTTTTACAAGCTAATCATCAAGTGTCATCCTTGGTCTCATTTTTACAACAGCTTCCTAACAGAAAGGCAGGGAAGGCAAATAGATGTGGGGGAGGAAACACTATAATCACAGCTATCAGTCTTATAGATCAGTCTAATGTCAGAACATTTTAGCAGATCCTCACACTTCAAAAATACGCATCAATCATGGAGTTACAACATGATTAAATCAACGGATCAGGCACTGTAAGAGTGTGGCAGAGAGCGGAGCAGGAAACAGGGAAATCAGCTGTTTACACACCTGTCTCCAGGCTTGAACTCGCGAGAGAACTTGGTCCTCTTCTTCTTGTGCTTCCTTTTCAGGTTACGGATGGAGAGTGGGATGCTCTTCTTGCGATTGGTTCCCAGACCTCCGCTCTGGGATGAAGCTGTGGAGCTCGCCGATGAtgtcagagagctgcagccaggtcacaatcacacacaacaaacacaaacagaggatGACATATTGTTATGCAACATTTAAGCCCCTTACAGACATGCGGCACTGCTTTCCATTAACCCGATGGCCTCTGAATGTGTCGGCTTCATGCCCGAATAACCAACCTGGTTACTTTTCCATAAGGTTTCAGGGGATTGAGACTAAATGGCTGTGTGTAGCCTTGAGAAAACCACCTATCAGTGAGTCTAATCTGGAAAAAAGTCTTCAGTTTGCTGGGGAGCATGAAGGCTGAAGTGCCATTCCATTACATTTGAACTTTTTAAATCAAAGTACTGTGAAACTATACAACACATTTCACCAACAACAGTtgattaaagaaaataaatatacacataCTACATTTGCACTGCATATATGCCAACTAGCTAGATAAAAtaccatccatcatctgaacccactttgtcctgcagtgcagggtcacagaaATTTGGGATAGGCTCACCAGgccaccagtccatcacagaccattcaaccattcacactcacacctatgggcaatttagagcCGCCATCTGACCcgaaaaaaaatgtacagtaaagAATAAAGGTATTAAATGTATCGAAGCTCATGTAACTGTAACCACCCTGTTAGAGGACAATCAAATACCTCCCACAATTCTAACAGACCTGGTGTCATCAGTGTCTTCTGCAGCCTCATCGTCAGCGTCCTGCTCCCCGTGTTCCGCTGAGGTGTCAGTGTTCTGGGAGTCTGGAGGATTCTGAGCAGGCACCACTGGGCCATTATTGTTGGGATGTGTTGAGTCCATTTGCTCCACTTTGTGCTCGCCTGGCGGAGGAGGAAAACACGCATTTTAGTGTGGTGTGCAGATAGATGATATTTTATGCTTCTTATGTGACAAAATCATAATCATCAATCATATGTGCCCTCCAAGAGAGACAGCGTGGTAAATCTACATTACTACAAGCTCACAGCCTgcttcacagacagacacacagtcatccTCTTTGTCTGAATCATGCCGACAAATATATTTCTCAGCTGTGCACTTCAGCACAATTTCCAATTAGTCTGTTCCCTCTGTACCGAGCTCCATTTCCAGAACGGATGGCCTGATGTCTCAAAGGACCTCTAAATTATTCCAACTCTACTTTGCATCAAGACATTTAGTTCTCAGCTACTTTAGagcaaatgtaagaaaaaaaaaacaatcctaacTTTTCTGACTATACCTTATGAAATTATACTGACATGTTCACACCACAACATACACAATCTAATGTTTGTTATGCTTCTGTGAAAGCAAAAACTTACATCTACTATGTCTACTGCACTGCAAAACAGCAATTCTAGTTGCTTAAGGAGATTTTCTTGAAATATTGATAAATTATGAGAATTAGTCTTAATATTGTTGTTGACTATTTAGTGCCACTGACAAAATAATGATTTACACAACATTCCCTTCCTCCTAGATAAAGCATGTGTCAACAAACAGGCTGTTTCTCACCCACTGACTATCGACTTGGAACATGcacaaaactttaaaaaacccAGAACACCTGCACGCCGCAAAATGATCAAGATCATGACTATTGCATGACAGGTTGATAACATGACTATTGGAACAAGCTGAATCTTAGAAGGTGaactgtgtgtgagaatgtTCTGTTCCCCTAAATATGGTGTCGTctcttttcttccatttgtCACCTTGTGAGTCGGCGTTCTCAGTCTTTTTCCCAGAATCTTTCTTGAACATCCTTTTCAACTgtgggagacacacacaaagacagcgCGAGTGCTTGATGAtcaaaaaaaaagccttgtaGTTCGAAAGCAAAGTCAGTGTCAATAACTCTGAGGAGTATCTAGCACTCGAGAATTCCTTTCTCAAAATATACCAGGATCCTTAATCATGTGTGAACCTggtgatttaaatgttttcctACCCTAGAAAAATCTACACTCTGCCACACAtgaacaaaccaaaacaaatgtcTCCACACATTTCTGACGACAGGGTCTTCAGGCAGAACGGAGAGACCCTCGGGTCCTTCACAGGTGATGTGTGTGGCATCGCCTTTGGGAGGGAAGACATAAAGGGCTCTCTCTCCCAGCTGCCGCTGTGTGTGGTCGTAGTAGCCCAAGCGCCTGACCCTAAAGTCAaccaggagacacagacacaacaaactCAACCATCTATAAGGAGGCAGATATCCTGAAGTGTTTCAATCTTGACTAATAACTGTATGGACCTGCTGAGATTCTCCTGTGTGATGGTGGAAGGGGGTGGATAGACGCTGTCAGAGCCTTTAGGGGAGTAGCTCTTGGTGATCCATGTCACTTTTAACTCCACCACCTTCACCTGGGGAAGTTGCAAGGACATATGAGCAAGACGTATAAAACAACTGAAATCACGTaagagaaaaataaactgaTATGCAACACTATCAAATGAATCTTgctgtgaaaagaaaaacacatcaccGCTGCCTTACCTCTTCTACCACCACCCTGAACTTGCTCTTCCTGCTGAGGACAGGTTTGACCCCTGACAGCCACTGTACATTAGAGAAGACTTTAGCCGGACCAATTAGAACCTGGCCTGGGTAAAAGCCATATGCTTCGTCAAAGAACAGACCCTGAAAAGCAGTAAAAAAGACATGCGaacaaaatattaatattattatattaatatgtCAAGTCTGTAGTTTATTTAGTGTGCAAacataaaactgcagttcaagTGGAGAATTACACGTTTTAAGCCACAAATACCATGTATAATGAATATATTTCAATCCCACATACCGAATCACTGACGTGTGGACAGACATCGTACAGCTTGGCACCATCTTCTACACTCATGGAGCACCTGAAGGGAGATTAACAAGCACTGTTGATTGTGAACCAGCacgctcacacaaacacacactccaacagacaaaaagacaccatattgttctctcacacacagtctacCTGGCTCCATTGGAAAGCTTGAGGATGATGTGATTGGTTAAGTCGTACACTTTCCCCAGCCAGAAGTCGTAGGCAATGTAGTCGCCGTACATAAACGACTAAGAGGAAAACAACGAATGAATGAACGTAACTATTACAACTATAAAAGCTTGCAGGTCAGTGTCACTTTGTATAGAAGTAGATAAACCAACACTGGCCACTTTTTTGATGGATGATTTGATTGTATCACTGCAGATATGATTAGGAGTTTCTAAACTATAATtaggaaaaacactgaaaatgtatCAGTCTTACCCAGATGTGCTGTAGGTCTTTGCTGTTGACTGGATACAGTACACAATTGGTTCCCACTATTTTCAAAGCACATTCGATGTCAATGTTGGTCACAATACCACACTGGTTGTCCTGtaacacaccaaacacagacacatcaacCACAAATTACATTACATACTGGCAGGTGGTGCTTGCAAGCAGCATTCTGGTGTAACGGTGTGTGAACACTACCATATGTTGTGCATTTCAAATGAACGAAAATCTCTTCAAAGCCTAATGCTGGATTTCTACTCAAactgtgctgcactgtgttaaGACAAAAAGGCTCTTTTTAGTGTCGACCTGCAGTTATATTCAAGTCATGTCTGTTGCAGCGAATGGAACAGTGGTGAGCAGTGACATGACTTACAAAGAGAGTCACTTGATTGGAAGAAATAAAGAAGACAGAATGAcagaaaatgtgaaatatttatcAACAGACTTACATTAGAGTTGTTCCGTCGCACAATGTCTCTAATAACAATAGATCGATCTTCAAGTTTTagctgcaaaagaaaaaaaacacaagttcaGAAAACGGAAGGAAACAACATGACATCTTACACTCATCATATTGTTAAAATAAACCTTATTAAACTCCTCTGCCCACCCCTCCCGACTACAGAGCTGATCTGTCACACCAGCATCCTGGTGCCAACCATGAAATCTGCTACTTGCACACTTGGCAGACAGATAAATGATTTTACAGTGCAAATACAGGAAGAAACCATTTCACTGAGCTGACCAGAAGGAGCctcctgtgcatgtgtgtgcaacCAACACTAAGGGGGTCCACAAATACTTCATCATTTTCATTTCTAACCAAGGCAATAAAATAATTCCCACATTCCACAGCATGAATTCTCATTAGTCATCATGGATCACAGTGCTAATGTTGTACTCTCCACACATATTAGCTGCTTTCTATGTATAAAGATGCCTCAACATCCCACaggcacacattcacacacacgaCTGGATCCttggcacacacactgtaacccTACTCCACAGAATTCTGGGAGAGGAAGCACtactgagtgagtgagagtgtgtgtgtgtgtttggtgaggACACGATCGATGGGTCGCGATGTTCCTTTGTAATCTATTAAACAGCAGCCTGTCTGCTCCTCGTGTCTCCACATCTAGAGGTTAGCGCACATACACctagacacacatgcacacacaccattcaAACCTTTTAGTAAAAAAGAACTCAATCTCTTTTTTTTGGGCaggcacacacatatgcagctCTTCTTCATTAATATTCTCTCAGTGCATCGTGCTGCAGTGCGCTACTGTAGTACCAGATTTCCTCCCCACTTCAGTTTAAAATCAGCAGCTTTTACCACATTGTAAGAATTCACTCACACACCTCAGGCAAACCTCAGCAACAGCACCTCTTATACATTATGACCAGGAGGTGAATGTGCTGCCAGGGTAGCCATTACAAATGTCTGGGTGGGAGAAACATAACCTAATTAACAAGTGTAATTGCAATTTCTAATTTGTTGGGTATGTTTAAACTGTATGATTCCAATTACACTCTGCTACAGAGCAGcatgctgctgcagagggagTGATCACTCCCAGTAGAACTAGAGGACGAGGGAGAATACTGCTGTCACTGATCACATCGATAAGATAAAAAAGGGCAacctttttccctttttttacagttatttcaTCGTAGAGAGCACCTATGTATGGAAAAGGAGCTCTCCATTTCATTGTAAAATACCAGGCAAGTTGGCCCTGACTGAGCAGACTCTTATTTATGAATGAAATGTCTCAGGGTCGGTCCAGGAGTTTTATACACCGGGTTTCAATGTACAGATGTCAGACAGAGACAAGTTTTTATGAGTCAGTGGCTAGCATGAGCTTGGTGTTTTCAGACACTTAAATGGTGCCAACCTGAAGTCAGCAGCATAAGGTCTAGTGCACTCACACTTCCTGCTAAAAATAGTCTGTGAATCTTTTAATACATTCctaaagaaaaagagagaataaaATGGAGAAAAGTGATTGCTAAAGTCTGATAATAAAGCAGCAGTGTGGTAGTTGCAGAGGCGTCTCCTTGTTACTAACATGATGTACACGTTACCTTCAAGGCACCTTGAAATCAGAGCTCTGTCtctgcatcactgctgcagtGATTTATACATTTCTGCAAGACTTCCCCTGCCACGTTTACCCAGGCACACATACTAATTTATGGCAGTAAACTATACTGCTGACTGTTGCTATGGTGTGTATGCCGATGATGAGAAGAAAGGCGGCGTAAGCACAGACTCAGACATGTCTCTTTGTGTGAGGCACAAAGAGACATGTCTGAGATGGAAGACAACCTTGGCTGCCTCTCCATTCTGGCTGATAAGGTAGATGGGGCCAGATTGATTACGAGAATCGATGGAGGGCCGCATTTGCTTTGACTTCCCGACCTAATTAACACACGTCATTGTTTAGGTACGATGCAAAGAGGAGGACACGAGAAAAACGACACTGCAGAGAGAACTGCAGCTCGGGCCACGCCTGTTCTCTAATGTTCCAACTCGGCATTCACTTGCATCTTTATACTAACAAGACATCCGAGTCACAAaagacagcaaaacaaacacaggtggGTTCACTAGTAACAGGggcacacactctctcaccacacacacacatctccctgCACTGTATATAAGGCTAAGAGATGAACTTCCACCCACATATTCTGCTAAACAAAAAACTATTGATCTGCGTTAATGAAGGTGAAGCATTGTGCAGTACTACATCCTGCACCTCAGCCTTCAGCCTTATTTTGTAAATTGTGTTTCAGTAAAGTCAGTGGAATTTTGGGGGAATTTTTGGGAAAATAATTCAGTGAATTCCTTAAGGAGAGGAATTCTTATGGAGTTCAGCTGTGTGAACTGTACCTAATTTTTTATGGACAGTATAACCTTATAATCCAATACTTTTTCCTCCACTGTTTATACCACTGACATATCAACATTGTGTGGGATTTTATATGAATAATTTTATAAATTTATGAACTGGTTGACTATATTATGCAGCTGAAGAGTACTATTATTCCAACCTTTAACAATCCTGCACACTCAGTTTTCACTCCTCCTGTTTTTATTAGGACTCTGTCCAGGCTTGAGTTACATGAGATTACCAAATAATATGgccacatttgttttctttttagcaaTTTAGCCTAAAAAAGAAGGGCGCAGTCCTCGTAAACATGCTGCAATTAATAGAATCATGGCGTAATTTAACTTAACTCCTGCTCAGACATGTTTGCTTAATACTTTAATTCAGTGGGATAGAAGAAGGTGTGACTCTTCCAGTCATAGTAAACACTTGGATGATGACTGCCATGTTTGAGTGAGACACTAGTAATTACACGACACGTCATGAAGGTCGCATTAGACATAATTCTTTAATGGTCAGCCAGTTTGAGTGAGTATGTGTGTGGCAGGTTTGTTAACAGAACCAATGAGGAATGCTCACCCTTCTAATTTTTGAGAATTTCCCCCACTGTGGGACtgataaaggattatcttacaTTAAATTAACCATTTTGATACTCTGATAGTTGGTTTGTGCAAATTAATGACTTTCTCTATACTGGTGAGGACAGCTGAACCATCACAGCCACTTGATTGGCCAGCATGAGAATTTTTCAACCAAATATAAACCAGTAACAGATGCCTTCTTAAATTAAAATCTAATTCCTTGCAATCTAGGTTCTTTAGCTCATAAACAGCTGAATCATTAACCATTCTAATGTGCTACTGTGCTACTAACGCTGCTGCAGGACAGTCCAGTCTGATTTAAGCTTCTTGATTGGACACACAGGGAGGGTGCACAGCTTTAGAAAAGACAGCAGACACAGGGCCTTTTACCCACAGATACCACAAGGGAACGACGAGCAGACTAACAGCACAGAGTATCTATTATAAAGCAATCTCCTCATGGTGTAATTTGAGAGCTGAAATAGAAAAGCtagaagaaaataaaaggtACAGAAAAGGAGACAAGATGCTGGGCTAAGAGGAGTATTAAAAAGTAGAACAGAGATGAAAGAAAATGGGGAAAGATACTCAGGAGAGCCCTTCGTTAAGATGAAGAAATAGATGGGGGGCAAAGTCAGAGGAGAAGATGGCGAAGAagaaggggagagggagggtgcAGGGAGCAGTGCACATAGGGTGTGACAGGGTGAAAACGAAGATGAGCAGTGAATGAGGTAAAAAAGAGACGACAGCCAGCCCAACAAGTGGGAGATTGAGACAGAtcccaggagagagagagagaggagagtgggGAAACAAGAAAGGCAAGAGCCAGAAATAGACAATAGTGCAGCAAACACAGCAGATAGTAAGACAGGAAAAGAGGGCTGGGGGGGTAGAGAGATAGCAGACAGTCCCAACTGGGTAGGGCCAATGCTGCAGAGAAAGGGAGGATCGGAAGATGAGGGCgtaagagaaagaaagagggctAGTGGGATGGATGTAGTCTCCAGCATCAAGGCAAGTCACTTTAGTCTATctaatcgtgtgtgtgtgtggtctatgTAGAAAGACAGAGCAAAAGTGAGGCTCATGAGATCCATTAACTCAGGAGCTGGACGACCATCCAGTCAGCACCACATTACGTCAACATTCTCCAGCACTGGTCCGCTGGGACAatgagagaggtgaggaaggtgATGAACATGGGTTTTAGGCCTCGGTAGGGGGAGGGTGAGAAACAAGgaaggagggtgagagagagaaacacaagagAGGGGAGGGCTAAAAGTGGGAATAGAGGTTTTCAGGGAGGATCAAATGAAGGCTGGGGAAAAGATCAGGGTTGGAGGGAGGAGTTGTCTTGTGCCGTGTCATATGAGATTTACAGTAAATATGAACTGCTGACATCATCGTGCTCCTAGTGGTAATTACAAGCAGCACAAGAGGGAATTTATTGGCAGGCTTGGATTTGTCCGACAGGGTGTCACAGATGTTTATCAGTCAACATGAGCAATGGAAATTCTCTACGCATTTTAAAAGCCGTAACGATCACAACCCCATGCTGTTCTTCTATTTATCTAGAAATGACACAGTAAATGATGATACAGACTTGAAGGACATAACAGAGGGAGAATGGAGATAAAACAAAgtgagagaaagggaggagtgCTGGGCAGGAAGGGTGGGATAACTGACGAAGAGGATCAATGAGGTAACAAATCCACAGAGAGCATGAC
Encoded proteins:
- the ube2o gene encoding ubiquitin-conjugating enzyme E2O, producing the protein MAEPVASDAAAATAASPTPGLSPVASPGSEPPSTALSPTADGSQRLLFSHDLVSGRYRGSVRYGLVRMIHGEEDFNSDSDLDDGGGRGGGGGEGGGGGGGGGGGGGRAPCGSDTESAVDTPSRSLGRGFVRVQWYPEGGKQDIKETKLKLEDRSIVIRDIVRRNNSNDNQCGIVTNIDIECALKIVGTNCVLYPVNSKDLQHIWSFMYGDYIAYDFWLGKVYDLTNHIILKLSNGARCSMSVEDGAKLYDVCPHVSDSGLFFDEAYGFYPGQVLIGPAKVFSNVQWLSGVKPVLSRKSKFRVVVEEVKVVELKVTWITKSYSPKGSDSVYPPPSTITQENLSRVRRLGYYDHTQRQLGERALYVFPPKGDATHITCEGPEGLSVLPEDPVVRNLKRMFKKDSGKKTENADSQGEHKVEQMDSTHPNNNGPVVPAQNPPDSQNTDTSAEHGEQDADDEAAEDTDDTSSLTSSASSTASSQSGGLGTNRKKSIPLSIRNLKRKHKKKRTKFSREFKPGDRVAVEVVSTKTIADVMWKDGRVETGIRSNDLIPIQHLDSHEFCPGDFVVDKRTQALQDPGVYGVIQSGDHKGRTCVVKWIKLNSTSDDVEVIGVEEDVSVYDIADHPDFHFRTTDIVIRIWNSENGHNDCENETSVGQVSRVDVSSKVEVVWADNSMTIVLPQYLYNVESEIEETDYDSVEETSSVMSTEEWEDESDSWETDNGLTTEDDSHVNNADATDTATPTPTPTGSTTFIIPPQEGSKAQVTSPTKAVPGEEGDTGVAVASPASGGGTTPGGAVNGAEKPCKDGASRGFRELKEALKILESLKNMTVEQLWTGGSPTSPTSAEPTSTTSVASSVTPTAPEKPNKEKRFLDDIKKLQENLRKTLDNVAIVEEEKMEAVVEAVGGGGAGTEAERAGEEKPQQEPQTPVGGQEWPSEFLSDTPVLCQQSGGKPGVTFTSAKGEVFSVLEWAPETHSFKKMEFLPAEAKKFFSTVRKEMALLATSLPDGIMVKTFEDRMDLFSALIKGPTRTPYEDGLFLFDIQLPNIYPAVPPLFRYLSQCSGRLNPNLYDNGKVCVSLLGTWIGKGTERWTSKSSLLQVLISIQGLILVNEPYYNEAGFDSDRGLQEGYENSRCYNEMALIKMVQSMTQLLQNPVEFFKQEIQEHFVSNGWRLVHRLEAWLELHDAAERGHAMHSSSRAQHLKDRPSSVEPVDEQGTLGSGPVAVAHSSPSKLGEEAVAGAGVTSIIEEELEDSGLTSSTTAAAQQELSQNSDCESSQGNISVGGENRGYSTVPGSVGRIGMPESGSATVTGAGVGSSGSQPVVRPKKRRKSYRSFLPEGSGYPDIGFPLFPLSKGFVKSVRSVLLQYRAALAAAGFPEHIEDNVSADECDA